Proteins encoded within one genomic window of Bradyrhizobium sp. 186:
- a CDS encoding three component ABC system middle component, with amino-acid sequence MTVAHDVFAETNPAFCTYVAAGFVTSYVSIKEDGPELPIAYLALPLALSGDFESTFNHTNKNTGLLQWLERNPRVEVGLSTRINGSMNIVTEAIRFGCFTRVLKLSEGGRLQLGQSKLKKSATKSLSGEPAQAIKHAERLGHWFAVAGSTRAVFNIMGLAV; translated from the coding sequence ATGACGGTCGCTCACGACGTATTCGCCGAAACGAACCCGGCGTTCTGCACCTATGTTGCCGCGGGCTTTGTGACCTCGTACGTTTCGATCAAGGAGGACGGACCAGAGCTACCGATCGCATATCTAGCGCTGCCGCTTGCCTTATCTGGCGATTTCGAAAGTACGTTCAACCACACCAATAAGAACACGGGCTTGTTGCAGTGGTTGGAGCGGAACCCGCGCGTGGAGGTAGGGCTGTCAACGCGCATCAACGGTTCAATGAATATTGTCACCGAGGCGATCCGCTTCGGCTGCTTTACTCGGGTCTTGAAACTCAGTGAAGGGGGACGACTACAGCTAGGACAAAGTAAGCTGAAAAAGAGCGCGACGAAATCGCTCAGTGGCGAACCAGCGCAAGCTATCAAGCATGCCGAACGGCTCGGCCATTGGTTCGCAGTGGCTGGGTCGACGAGAGCGGTTTTCAATATCATGGGGCTTGCGGTATGA
- a CDS encoding AAA family ATPase — MSRWNIASIFFLGVSGQRREVSLAPGAVNIITGASGTGKSTLIKAIDYCLGSSNCELPAHVRRRSVAVGVKWVSGDAEMIIGRVVPPVGQATSTRMFAASGRDLPLPAAVEEFDGTTTLEAAKAFMERVFGIGDVPEDAEPGATRRGRATVRYVTPYLFVTKEVIDSETVLLHGLDKAEKARDIVATMPYFLRATDETTAMDEQRLRQLQRALDREEIKARSRAASETALKQRAISLLSEAHRIGIVGIDDGRQHQA, encoded by the coding sequence ATGAGTCGCTGGAACATAGCGAGCATTTTCTTTTTGGGCGTTTCCGGCCAACGCCGCGAGGTTTCGCTGGCCCCTGGAGCTGTCAATATCATTACTGGCGCGTCTGGTACGGGGAAGTCCACCCTGATCAAGGCTATCGATTATTGTCTCGGCTCCAGCAACTGCGAGCTGCCAGCCCATGTCCGTCGGCGCAGCGTCGCCGTTGGGGTGAAGTGGGTTTCGGGCGACGCCGAAATGATCATCGGCCGGGTTGTCCCCCCTGTGGGACAGGCAACCAGTACCCGAATGTTTGCCGCTTCGGGGCGCGATCTGCCTTTACCGGCGGCCGTGGAAGAGTTTGACGGGACGACTACGCTCGAGGCAGCCAAAGCGTTCATGGAGCGCGTGTTTGGCATCGGCGATGTGCCTGAAGATGCCGAGCCTGGTGCCACTCGTCGCGGCCGAGCCACGGTTCGCTACGTCACACCGTATTTGTTCGTCACTAAAGAGGTAATCGACAGCGAGACGGTCCTGCTACACGGGCTAGACAAGGCTGAGAAGGCGCGCGACATCGTCGCCACTATGCCCTATTTCCTGCGCGCCACGGACGAGACGACCGCGATGGATGAACAGCGGCTGCGCCAGTTGCAGCGCGCCCTGGATCGGGAGGAGATAAAGGCCCGATCACGCGCCGCGTCGGAGACTGCGCTGAAGCAGCGGGCAATCAGTCTTCTGTCAGAGGCGCATCGCATAGGAATAGTCGGAATTGACGACGGTCGCCAACACCAAGCTTGA
- a CDS encoding DUF3732 domain-containing protein, with translation MTTVANTKLEANGYPSEGELGALHSRRHEILSQLDGTRRQLRATQTAIREATGFQGAVARQREKLKLAEHLQVDEIAAVCPVCEAPSERGRTTANALQAILAKVRDESAAVERVKPRLVEHDRTLEEQIRGLSTQLRRVDDQIQTWLRQTDETRHLADLAQLRAHLLGRISFFLETNVDEPRQTTRDLDVLRAEIAELEARVDREAKKIRLQRAERKISQFASEAFAMLPTVAPCVGSELEFSSREPRVAVIEADSGAVLRMSDIGSDQNYLAIHIALSFALQRYFESVEAPVPGLLVLDQISRPYFPTSGEQEEDEAEIAGGDEDEDVQAMRRHIDFLFAETARRTGLQVLLIEHAYFADDTRYVAATRERWTRASGSALIPVDWPSRGDETA, from the coding sequence TTGACGACGGTCGCCAACACCAAGCTTGAGGCGAATGGCTATCCTTCCGAAGGTGAGCTAGGCGCGCTTCACAGCCGTCGTCACGAGATTTTATCCCAGCTGGACGGTACGCGGAGGCAGCTGCGCGCAACGCAGACTGCGATTCGTGAAGCCACCGGCTTCCAGGGAGCGGTCGCTCGTCAGCGCGAAAAACTCAAGCTGGCAGAGCATTTACAAGTTGACGAGATCGCTGCGGTCTGTCCGGTGTGCGAAGCTCCTTCGGAGCGAGGTCGTACTACAGCGAACGCCCTGCAGGCGATCCTAGCGAAGGTGCGCGACGAGAGCGCCGCAGTGGAGCGGGTTAAACCAAGGCTTGTCGAGCATGACCGGACTTTGGAAGAACAGATCCGCGGGCTTAGTACGCAGCTTCGACGGGTTGATGACCAAATCCAGACATGGCTTCGGCAGACAGACGAGACGCGCCATCTGGCCGATCTCGCCCAGCTTAGAGCGCATCTGCTGGGGCGTATATCGTTCTTTCTTGAGACGAATGTTGATGAACCGCGCCAGACCACCCGTGACCTGGACGTCCTACGCGCGGAAATCGCTGAGCTGGAGGCGCGTGTCGATCGCGAAGCAAAGAAGATTAGGCTGCAGCGGGCCGAGCGCAAAATATCGCAATTCGCGTCAGAGGCGTTTGCGATGCTCCCGACGGTTGCCCCGTGTGTTGGATCGGAACTTGAGTTTTCATCCCGTGAGCCGAGGGTGGCGGTGATCGAGGCGGACAGCGGAGCCGTCCTTCGCATGTCGGACATTGGATCGGACCAAAATTATCTCGCCATTCACATTGCACTGTCGTTTGCTCTGCAACGGTACTTCGAGTCAGTAGAGGCTCCGGTTCCGGGGCTTCTTGTGCTGGACCAGATTAGTCGTCCTTATTTTCCAACCAGCGGCGAGCAAGAAGAGGATGAGGCCGAGATCGCCGGCGGCGACGAGGACGAGGATGTGCAGGCGATGCGGCGACATATCGACTTCCTCTTCGCGGAAACCGCCCGGCGCACGGGACTGCAAGTCCTTTTGATTGAGCACGCCTATTTCGCTGACGACACACGCTATGTCGCTGCCACGCGAGAGCGCTGGACCCGCGCGTCCGGTAGCGCGCTGATTCCGGTTGATTGGCCTTCGCGAGGCGATGAAACTGCATAG
- a CDS encoding GIY-YIG nuclease family protein: MTDLDLDELRAELDDFAQPVKKGERSAREERMIAGFEEIQRFFEEHGRAPQHGEDNDIFERLYAVRLDRLRTLEECRSLLAPLDHQGLLAGAETVAAAPVDEIDEDELLAELKDAAGATDITELRHVRASAEKRAAEEIANREECIDFEKFKPLFTQLQNDLNSGVRTTRPFVKDAGFLKADITEGQFFILGGQIAYVADVGETFKAPNGEFDARLRVIYSNGTESNLLRRSLQRALYKDEAGRRITEPTAGPLFADENDHGDLASGTIYVLRSKSNHPVIAAHRDVLHKIGVTGGDVERRIANAKLDPTFMMADVEVVATYELYNVNRTKLENLIHRIFGPAQLDVEIKDRFGNPVIPREWFLVPLFVVNEAVDRIKDGTITDYTYDPKAAGLVRVA; the protein is encoded by the coding sequence ATGACTGACCTCGACCTCGACGAACTGCGCGCTGAACTGGACGACTTCGCTCAGCCCGTAAAGAAGGGCGAACGCTCCGCACGCGAAGAACGCATGATTGCCGGATTCGAGGAAATACAGCGCTTTTTCGAGGAGCACGGCCGTGCCCCGCAGCATGGCGAGGATAATGACATCTTCGAGCGACTCTATGCCGTGCGCCTCGACCGCCTGCGCACGCTTGAGGAATGTCGTTCGCTTCTTGCGCCGCTCGACCATCAGGGGCTGCTGGCCGGAGCGGAAACCGTCGCCGCCGCCCCGGTGGATGAGATTGATGAGGACGAGCTGCTCGCCGAGCTGAAAGATGCGGCGGGGGCAACGGATATCACCGAGCTTCGACATGTCCGCGCCAGTGCCGAAAAGCGTGCCGCCGAGGAAATCGCCAATCGCGAAGAATGTATAGATTTTGAGAAGTTCAAGCCGCTATTCACGCAGCTCCAGAACGACCTGAATTCGGGCGTTCGGACAACCCGGCCCTTCGTGAAGGATGCCGGGTTCCTGAAAGCGGATATCACCGAGGGGCAGTTTTTCATTCTTGGCGGTCAGATTGCCTACGTCGCCGACGTTGGAGAAACTTTCAAAGCCCCAAATGGTGAGTTTGATGCACGTCTGCGTGTGATCTACTCCAACGGGACCGAGAGCAATCTGCTACGCCGGTCGCTCCAGCGGGCATTGTATAAGGATGAGGCCGGAAGGCGGATCACCGAACCCACTGCTGGTCCTCTGTTCGCCGATGAAAACGATCACGGAGACCTGGCGAGCGGGACGATCTACGTATTGCGCAGCAAGTCAAACCATCCGGTGATCGCAGCCCATCGCGATGTTCTGCACAAGATCGGCGTGACCGGCGGGGATGTGGAACGGCGTATCGCGAACGCAAAACTCGACCCGACATTTATGATGGCTGATGTGGAAGTCGTCGCGACTTACGAACTCTACAACGTCAATCGCACCAAGCTCGAAAACCTCATCCACCGCATCTTTGGCCCGGCTCAGCTCGATGTCGAGATCAAGGATCGCTTTGGGAATCCAGTGATCCCGCGCGAATGGTTTCTCGTACCGCTGTTCGTGGTCAACGAAGCAGTTGATCGGATCAAGGACGGAACGATTACAGACTACACATACGATCCGAAAGCGGCAGGATTGGTGCGTGTAGCCTGA
- a CDS encoding DEAD/DEAH box helicase yields MTEHTKSIPAISVSYARNGASTKANALGMRPMQERAFERRGEQYLLIKSPPASGKSRALMFIALDKLHNQGLKQAIIVVPEKAIGASFHDEPLTEFGFWADWTVQPKWNLCDAPGNDNGGKVNTVGAFLESSDKVLVCTHATFRFAVDKFGVEAFDDRLIAVDEFHHVSANPDNKLGLHLGQFIARNRVHIVAMTGSYFRGDAEAVLAPQDETKFDTVTYTYYEQLNGYEYLKQLDIGYFFYSGPYTDDILKVLEPTEKTIIHIPSVNSRESTKQKIKEVEHIIEELGEWLGTDPVTGFQLVKIPNGSVLKIADLVDDDPAKRDRVSAALKDPAQKNNREHVDIIIALGMAKEGFDWIWCEHALTVGYRSSLTEIVQIIGRATRDAPGKTRARFSNLIAQPDAADEAISEAVNDTLKAIAASLLMEQVLAPRFEFKPKNPTSGPVEGFDYGDGGYDPNKCNVGFNGDTGQFQIEIKGLTEPKSKEAARICREDLNEVIAAFVQDKTTIERGLFDEELVPEDLTVVRMGKIIKDKYPELDEEDQEAVRQHAVAALNLTQQAKQIALEGGAGGDPEQSANTALIDGVRRFAMDVRELDIDLIDRINPFGEAYAILAKTMSEDSLKQVQAAISAKRTSLTPDEAKELALRAFKFKKERGRLPSISSTDAWEKRMAEGAAAFVRFKDEGRYD; encoded by the coding sequence GTGACCGAACATACAAAATCAATTCCCGCCATCTCGGTTTCCTACGCCCGCAACGGCGCTTCAACCAAAGCCAATGCGCTTGGCATGCGGCCAATGCAGGAGCGCGCCTTTGAGCGGCGAGGCGAGCAATATCTTCTCATCAAGTCGCCACCGGCTTCGGGCAAGAGCCGAGCGCTGATGTTCATTGCCCTCGACAAGCTCCATAATCAAGGACTCAAGCAGGCGATCATCGTCGTGCCTGAGAAAGCCATCGGCGCGAGCTTCCACGACGAGCCACTGACCGAATTCGGTTTTTGGGCCGACTGGACCGTTCAGCCCAAGTGGAATCTCTGCGACGCGCCCGGAAACGACAATGGCGGCAAGGTCAATACCGTCGGCGCTTTCCTCGAAAGCAGCGACAAGGTGCTGGTCTGCACCCACGCGACCTTCCGCTTCGCCGTGGACAAGTTCGGCGTCGAGGCGTTCGACGATCGGCTGATCGCCGTGGACGAGTTCCATCACGTCTCCGCCAACCCCGACAATAAGCTCGGCCTACATCTTGGGCAGTTCATTGCCCGCAACCGCGTTCATATTGTAGCGATGACGGGCTCCTATTTCCGGGGCGACGCTGAGGCGGTACTGGCTCCGCAGGACGAAACGAAATTCGATACCGTCACCTACACCTATTATGAACAGCTGAACGGTTATGAATATCTGAAGCAGCTCGACATCGGCTATTTTTTCTACTCCGGCCCTTATACCGACGACATCCTGAAGGTGCTCGAACCCACCGAGAAAACAATCATCCACATCCCTAGCGTCAACTCGCGCGAGAGCACCAAGCAAAAGATCAAGGAAGTCGAGCATATCATCGAGGAGCTGGGCGAATGGCTGGGGACCGACCCCGTGACCGGTTTTCAGCTGGTCAAGATACCCAACGGCAGCGTGCTCAAAATCGCCGACCTGGTCGATGACGACCCCGCGAAGCGTGACCGCGTTTCCGCGGCGCTGAAAGACCCGGCGCAGAAGAACAACCGCGAGCATGTGGATATCATCATAGCGCTAGGCATGGCGAAGGAAGGCTTCGACTGGATTTGGTGCGAGCACGCGCTGACTGTCGGATACCGGTCGAGCCTCACCGAGATCGTGCAGATCATCGGCCGCGCGACGCGCGACGCTCCGGGCAAGACTCGCGCGCGCTTCTCCAACCTGATTGCCCAACCGGACGCCGCCGACGAGGCCATCAGCGAGGCGGTGAACGATACCTTGAAGGCGATAGCGGCGAGCCTGCTCATGGAGCAGGTACTTGCGCCGCGCTTCGAGTTCAAGCCGAAGAACCCCACGAGCGGCCCAGTGGAAGGGTTCGACTATGGGGACGGGGGCTACGACCCCAACAAATGTAATGTCGGCTTCAACGGGGACACGGGGCAATTCCAGATCGAGATCAAAGGTCTGACCGAACCAAAGAGCAAGGAGGCGGCGCGCATCTGCCGGGAAGATCTGAATGAGGTCATCGCCGCCTTCGTTCAGGACAAGACCACCATCGAGCGGGGCCTATTCGACGAGGAGCTGGTGCCGGAGGACCTGACCGTTGTTCGCATGGGCAAGATCATCAAGGACAAATATCCAGAACTCGATGAGGAGGATCAGGAGGCGGTGCGCCAGCACGCCGTCGCCGCCCTCAACCTGACGCAACAGGCCAAGCAGATTGCGCTAGAGGGCGGGGCAGGCGGCGACCCCGAACAAAGCGCCAACACGGCCCTGATTGACGGCGTGCGCAGGTTTGCGATGGACGTCCGCGAACTCGACATCGATCTTATCGACCGGATCAATCCGTTCGGCGAGGCTTACGCTATCCTCGCCAAGACTATGAGCGAGGACAGCTTGAAACAGGTGCAGGCGGCGATTTCCGCCAAGCGCACGAGCCTGACGCCCGACGAAGCGAAGGAACTAGCTCTACGAGCCTTTAAATTCAAAAAGGAGCGTGGGCGGCTCCCCTCGATCAGTTCGACAGATGCTTGGGAAAAGCGGATGGCCGAGGGCGCTGCTGCCTTTGTTCGTTTCAAGGACGAGGGCCGCTATGACTGA
- a CDS encoding type IIL restriction-modification enzyme MmeI has translation MRIWFLNKDIYVKNETAPQNGMAPVVNGSKPADGGGLIFDAEVAAALKAVAPNYMHIVRPFFGAHDATHGSGRYCIWASKEDYVALTDIKEFRNRFSMVAEMRGKSDKPLTKAGMNKPYEFQQIRQTGLETVFQIPRHSSESRDYYPVIALPRGAIVGDGAFSFYDPPIWNIAVFASRLSLVWIGAVCGKIKTDFRFSNTLGWNTFPVPTLTEKNKADLTRCAEGILLTREAHFPATIADLYDPEKMPADLREAHARNDEVLERIYIGRRFRNDTERLEKLFELYTKMTASPAAAKKRKAGASA, from the coding sequence ATGCGTATCTGGTTCCTTAACAAAGATATTTACGTAAAGAATGAGACGGCTCCTCAAAATGGCATGGCTCCCGTCGTAAACGGTAGCAAACCGGCTGATGGTGGCGGCTTAATATTCGACGCGGAAGTCGCTGCTGCTCTCAAGGCGGTAGCACCAAACTATATGCACATAGTTCGCCCATTCTTTGGAGCGCATGATGCCACTCACGGAAGCGGGCGCTATTGCATCTGGGCCTCTAAGGAAGATTATGTTGCGCTGACGGATATAAAAGAGTTTCGAAACCGCTTTTCTATGGTCGCCGAGATGAGGGGGAAAAGCGACAAGCCTCTCACCAAAGCGGGGATGAATAAACCATACGAATTTCAGCAAATTCGACAGACGGGGCTCGAGACTGTTTTTCAGATCCCTCGACATTCCTCTGAGAGCAGAGACTACTACCCCGTAATAGCGCTGCCGAGAGGTGCTATCGTTGGCGATGGAGCGTTTTCGTTCTACGATCCGCCAATCTGGAACATAGCTGTCTTTGCATCGCGCCTTTCGCTCGTGTGGATCGGCGCAGTTTGTGGAAAAATCAAAACAGATTTCCGCTTCTCCAACACCCTCGGGTGGAACACTTTCCCCGTTCCGACGCTCACCGAGAAGAACAAGGCTGACCTGACACGCTGCGCCGAGGGCATTCTCTTGACACGCGAGGCGCATTTCCCGGCGACGATTGCCGATCTCTACGATCCTGAAAAAATGCCTGCCGATTTGCGCGAGGCGCATGCGCGGAACGACGAGGTGCTTGAGCGCATCTATATCGGCCGCCGGTTCCGCAATGACACTGAGCGGCTGGAAAAGCTATTCGAACTTTACACTAAGATGACCGCGTCGCCGGCAGCGGCGAAGAAGCGAAAGGCCGGGGCAAGCGCGTGA
- a CDS encoding IS701 family transposase, with protein sequence MIRMSWTRAASVEETLALWAASLREIKQRIRPLFTQERVATNAGLFLEGLLGDEQRKTGWMRAEAAGDPGPWRQQAILGRGDWDADALRDIVRDYVIEHLADDDAVLVIDETGFLKQGKASCGVARQYTGSAGKITNCQIGVFATYVSRHGHAFIDRALYLPKEWTDDPDRLEAAYVPADVGFATKPKLATRMIARAIAASVPFKWVAGDTVYGVGDIEQQLRRAGKGYVLGVSSSHVFRSWGKRQPVAGKAEDIARTRRPSDWKRLSAGAGTKGPRLHDWCYLELADLEVEQFNSANDGLWTRGLLIRRHIADGDLAFFTTWCPAGTSIETLVAVEGHRWAIEDSFETAKNEFGLDHNESRSWHGWHRHVSLVMLAFAMMAAIRHRANPPPPKKTKRRPPAKAKAHPRRR encoded by the coding sequence ATGATTCGAATGTCGTGGACGCGGGCCGCGTCGGTTGAGGAGACGCTTGCGTTGTGGGCGGCGTCGCTTCGAGAGATCAAGCAACGGATACGTCCGTTGTTCACGCAAGAGCGTGTGGCGACGAATGCAGGCTTGTTCCTGGAAGGTCTGCTCGGAGATGAGCAGCGCAAGACCGGCTGGATGCGCGCGGAGGCGGCTGGCGATCCTGGCCCATGGCGTCAGCAGGCAATTCTGGGTCGTGGAGATTGGGACGCTGATGCCCTGCGCGATATCGTCCGCGACTATGTCATCGAGCATTTGGCGGATGACGATGCGGTGCTGGTGATCGACGAGACCGGCTTTCTCAAGCAGGGTAAGGCCTCATGCGGAGTGGCACGGCAATACACTGGTTCGGCAGGGAAGATTACGAACTGCCAGATCGGCGTCTTCGCTACCTACGTTTCGCGTCATGGTCATGCGTTCATCGATCGCGCGTTGTATCTTCCGAAGGAATGGACTGACGATCCAGATCGTCTGGAAGCCGCATATGTGCCTGCCGATGTCGGCTTTGCGACCAAACCAAAGCTTGCGACGAGAATGATCGCACGTGCGATAGCCGCGTCTGTACCATTCAAGTGGGTTGCCGGTGACACGGTCTACGGTGTTGGCGATATCGAACAGCAGCTACGGCGGGCAGGCAAAGGCTATGTGCTCGGGGTCAGCAGCTCTCATGTCTTCCGATCCTGGGGCAAGCGACAGCCGGTCGCCGGCAAGGCCGAAGACATCGCCCGGACGCGGCGCCCGTCCGACTGGAAGCGCTTGTCGGCGGGAGCCGGAACCAAAGGACCGAGGCTGCATGACTGGTGTTATCTCGAACTGGCCGATCTCGAGGTCGAGCAGTTCAACAGCGCAAATGATGGTTTATGGACGCGCGGTCTGCTGATCCGTCGCCATATCGCCGATGGCGATCTCGCCTTCTTCACCACCTGGTGCCCAGCGGGAACATCAATTGAAACGCTGGTCGCGGTCGAAGGCCATCGATGGGCGATCGAGGACAGCTTTGAAACCGCGAAAAACGAGTTCGGGCTCGATCACAACGAGAGCAGGTCCTGGCATGGCTGGCATCGCCACGTGTCCCTGGTGATGCTCGCCTTCGCCATGATGGCGGCGATCCGCCATCGCGCCAATCCGCCACCGCCCAAAAAAACCAAACGCCGCCCCCCGGCAAAAGCCAAAGCACACCCACGCCGCCGCTGA
- a CDS encoding IS1634 family transposase gives MFVARIPNRNSPPAILLRESYREGDKIKSRTLANLSHWPDEKIDALRRVLKGEELVSPAEQLRIERSLPHGHVAAVLGMARQLGLHRLVPDKPRRLARLALALIVARVIEPAAKLATARQLSEATAAHSLGELLDLSAVDEDELYEALDLLGTAQPGIEATLAKRHLHDGSLVLYDLTSSYLEGRHCELARHGYSRDGRSDKLQIVFGLLCAADGCPVAVEVFEGNTADPSTLAAQVDKLKARFKLSRVVLVGDRGMITSARIEADLMPAGLDWITALRAPAIRKLAEDGGPLQLSLFDDRDMAEITSPDFPGERLIVCRNPDLADERRRKRGELLAATEKDLARVKAAVQRQRNPLRGEDEIGLKVGAVLGKRKMAKHFHLAITDTSFDFSRIEDAIANEASLDGFYVLRTNVPAENLDTAATVRAYKSLAQVERAFRTIKTVELEVRPIHHRLAGRVRAHVFLCMLAYYIVWHMRRALAPILFDDHDREAADAARVSPVAKARVSAAARTKANRKHTHDGRPVHSFRTLLQDLATLTRNIVRIGQDAPAAMLTSPTPLQQDVFNRLGIPIAP, from the coding sequence ATGTTCGTCGCCCGCATTCCCAACCGCAACTCACCGCCCGCGATCCTGTTGCGCGAGAGCTATCGCGAGGGCGACAAGATCAAGTCGCGCACGCTGGCCAACCTGTCGCATTGGCCGGATGAGAAGATCGATGCGCTGCGCCGCGTCCTGAAAGGCGAGGAGCTGGTCTCGCCGGCCGAGCAACTGCGGATCGAGCGCTCGCTGCCGCACGGCCACGTGGCCGCGGTGCTCGGCATGGCGCGCCAGCTCGGACTGCATCGCCTTGTCCCGGACAAGCCCAGACGGTTGGCCAGGCTGGCTTTGGCCTTGATCGTGGCACGGGTGATCGAACCGGCCGCCAAGCTGGCCACGGCGCGCCAGCTCAGCGAGGCGACGGCGGCGCATTCGCTGGGCGAACTGCTCGATCTCAGCGCCGTCGACGAGGACGAGCTTTACGAAGCGCTCGACCTGCTCGGCACGGCCCAACCGGGGATCGAGGCGACGCTCGCCAAGCGCCATCTGCATGACGGCTCGCTGGTGCTCTACGATCTCACCTCCAGCTATCTGGAGGGGCGACATTGCGAATTGGCGCGGCATGGTTACAGCCGCGACGGTCGTTCCGACAAGCTGCAGATCGTGTTCGGCTTGCTGTGCGCCGCCGACGGCTGCCCGGTGGCGGTGGAGGTGTTCGAAGGTAACACCGCCGACCCGAGCACGCTGGCCGCGCAAGTCGACAAACTGAAGGCCCGCTTCAAGCTGTCGCGTGTGGTACTGGTCGGCGATCGCGGCATGATCACCAGCGCCCGTATCGAAGCCGATCTGATGCCGGCCGGGCTCGATTGGATCACCGCTCTGCGGGCGCCGGCGATCCGCAAGCTCGCCGAGGACGGCGGCCCGCTGCAATTGTCGCTGTTCGACGATCGCGATATGGCCGAGATCACGTCCCCCGACTTCCCCGGCGAGCGCCTGATCGTGTGCCGCAACCCGGATCTGGCCGACGAGCGTCGGCGCAAGCGCGGCGAGTTGCTGGCGGCGACCGAGAAGGATCTCGCCCGCGTCAAGGCCGCCGTGCAGCGTCAGCGCAACCCCTTGCGCGGCGAGGATGAGATCGGTCTGAAGGTCGGCGCCGTGCTGGGCAAGCGTAAGATGGCCAAGCACTTCCACCTCGCCATCACCGACACTTCGTTCGACTTCAGTCGGATCGAGGATGCCATCGCCAACGAAGCGTCGCTCGACGGCTTCTATGTGCTACGGACCAACGTGCCGGCCGAGAACCTCGACACCGCCGCCACGGTGCGTGCCTACAAGAGCCTGGCCCAGGTCGAACGCGCCTTCCGCACCATCAAGACCGTCGAACTGGAGGTGCGCCCGATCCACCATCGCCTCGCTGGCCGCGTGCGCGCCCACGTCTTCCTCTGCATGCTCGCTTATTACATCGTCTGGCACATGCGCCGCGCGCTGGCCCCGATCCTGTTCGACGATCACGACCGCGAGGCCGCCGACGCCGCGCGCGTCTCGCCCGTCGCCAAGGCCAGAGTCTCGGCCGCGGCCAGAACCAAGGCTAATCGCAAGCACACCCACGATGGCCGGCCCGTGCACAGCTTTCGAACGCTGTTGCAGGATCTCGCCACGCTCACACGCAACATCGTTCGCATCGGTCAGGACGCCCCGGCCGCTATGCTCACAAGTCCAACCCCACTACAACAAGACGTCTTCAATCGGCTCGGCATTCCTATCGCCCCATAA
- a CDS encoding type IIL restriction-modification enzyme MmeI yields MNPVEIEEAISALAEQPFVPTEFPFAFLQAFGNKDTTIKRLRSGASNPNFPLSSDVSI; encoded by the coding sequence ATGAATCCGGTCGAAATCGAAGAAGCGATTTCGGCTCTCGCTGAGCAGCCATTCGTCCCCACCGAGTTTCCTTTCGCTTTCCTTCAAGCTTTTGGGAATAAGGATACAACGATCAAGCGGCTGCGCTCGGGCGCTTCTAATCCGAACTTCCCCTTGAGTAGCGACGTAAGCATTTGA
- a CDS encoding MerR family transcriptional regulator translates to MDKAPDAFRTISEVAQELDIPQHVLRFWETRFSQIKPMKRSGGRRYYRPDDVDLLKGIRRLLYGEGYTIRGVQRILKEHGIKSVQGLADGSAAVSFGAIEDAIGQSLMEPGGEAPTRGVVDTDDDDYQGEEAEGIDFRFAETDDEEILTTFRKGGTAPPAGPSALDRERLGRALGDLVACREMLDLALKDG, encoded by the coding sequence TTGGACAAGGCGCCGGATGCGTTCCGCACCATCAGCGAAGTAGCGCAGGAACTCGACATTCCGCAACACGTGCTGCGGTTCTGGGAGACCCGATTCTCCCAGATCAAGCCGATGAAGCGCAGCGGCGGCCGCCGCTACTACCGCCCCGACGACGTCGATCTGCTCAAGGGCATCCGCCGTCTCCTCTACGGGGAGGGCTACACCATCCGCGGCGTGCAGCGGATCCTGAAAGAACACGGCATCAAGTCGGTCCAGGGCCTCGCCGACGGCTCGGCCGCGGTCTCGTTCGGGGCGATCGAGGACGCCATCGGCCAGAGCCTGATGGAGCCCGGGGGCGAGGCGCCCACCCGCGGCGTGGTCGACACCGACGATGACGACTACCAGGGCGAGGAGGCGGAAGGCATCGACTTCCGCTTCGCCGAGACCGACGACGAGGAAATCCTCACCACCTTCCGCAAGGGCGGCACGGCGCCGCCGGCCGGCCCCAGCGCCCTCGACCGGGAACGGCTGGGACGGGCGCTTGGCGACCTCGTCGCCTGCCGGGAAATGCTGGACCTGGCGCTGAAGGACGGCTGA
- a CDS encoding integration host factor subunit alpha — MTDTSKTVTRVDLCEAVYQKVGLSRTESSAFVELVLKEITDCLERGETVKLSSFGSFMVRKKGQRIGRNPKTGTEVPISPRRVMVFKPSAILKQRINAQHRTNGDGSKVQPEA, encoded by the coding sequence ATGACCGATACAAGTAAAACCGTAACGCGTGTTGATCTCTGCGAGGCCGTCTACCAGAAGGTGGGCTTGTCGCGCACGGAATCGTCGGCATTCGTGGAACTCGTGCTGAAGGAGATCACCGATTGCCTCGAACGGGGCGAGACGGTGAAACTCTCCTCGTTCGGCTCCTTTATGGTCCGCAAGAAGGGTCAGCGCATCGGCCGCAATCCGAAGACCGGCACCGAGGTGCCGATCTCGCCGCGCCGGGTGATGGTGTTCAAGCCGTCGGCCATCCTGAAGCAGCGGATCAACGCCCAGCACCGCACCAATGGCGACGGCAGCAAGGTTCAACCGGAGGCGTAA